In the genome of Salana multivorans, the window CCGCAGGCCGAGCTTGTCCAGCGGCTCCTTCGTGATGCCCGGGAGGGACATGTCGACGAACCACTCGGTGTACTGGCTCATGTCCTCGGCGTTGCGGGCCATGATGACGAGCTGGTCGACGCCGAGCGATGACGTGATGAACGTCTTGTGCCCGCTCAGGTACACCTTCCCGTCGCGGCGGGTGTAGGTCGTCGCCATGTCGTTGAAGCTCGAGCCGGCGCCCGGCTCCGTCATCGCGAAGTTCCAGATCTGCTTGCCCGTGCCGACGTAGGACAGGATCTTCTCCTGCTGCTCCGGCGTTCCGACGTGCAGGACGGAGGACAGCGTCGGGAGCTGGTAGAGCACGTACGTCGGGGCGCCCCAGCGGCCCAGCTCCTCCCAGACCGCGGCGATCGTGCCCCAGCCCGCGTCGAGCCCGCCGGCCGACTCCGGCAGGAGGATCGTGTCGACGCCGATCTCGCACAGCGCCTCGACCCAGCGCTGCGGGTAGGTGTGGGCGGCGTCGCACTCGGCGAAGTAGGCCTCCCAGTTCTCGCGCGACATGAGCTCGCGGATGGCCTGGACCATGAGCTGCTGGTCCTCGGTGAGGCTGAAGTCCATCGGTATCGATCCTTCGTTCGGTCTGGTCGTGAGGTGTGGGCCGGATGGCCGGGCTGGTCCGGGCGGGCGGGTCAGGACGGGAGGCTGGCGGCGCGCGGGTCGTCGGTCGCGCCCTCGGTGGCGTCCCCGGCGAGGTGCGCGCGGTAGGCGCGGTAGAAGTCGGCGCCGTCCGTGAGCGCCTGGAGCGCCTCCGGGAGCACGCGCGAGTGGTGGAGGAACCCGTGCAGCACGCCGTCGTAGACGCGCAGCTCGTGGGCCGTCCCCACCTCGGCGAGGACCCGGTCCAGCAGGACCGAGTCGTCGATCAGCGGGTCGAGCTCCGCCGCGGCGACGAAGCAGGCGCCGAGGCCGGACAGGTCGCTCGCCAGCAGGTCGAGGTACGGCGAGGCGAGGTCGTCCGGTCCACCGGTGTAGGCGTCGAGGTAGTACGCGAGGTCCTCGCGGGTCAGCCCGTCCCACGGGCCGCCGTAGAGGCGGCGCGACGCGGAGTCGGCCAGGCCGTACATGCCGTAGTAGAGGAGGAGCTGCTCGATCGCCGGACCGCCGGTGTCCCGCAGCCAGGTGGCCGTCGCGAGCGCCAGCATCGCCCCGCCGGAGTCGCCGGCGAGCGAGATCGTCCCGTCGAGACCGAGGTCGTCGGCGCGCTCGGCCAGCCACGCCACGACCGCGCCGGCCTCGTGGATGGCCCGGGGGAACTTCGCCTCGGGCGAGAGCGTGTAGTCGACGCCGACCACGACGGCACCCGAGCGCTCGGCGAGCGTGCGCATGATCCGGTCGTGCGTGTCGAGGTTCCCGAGGACGAAGCCCCCGCCGTGCAGGTAGACCAGGCAGCCTCGACGTCCCGGGCCGGGCCGGTGGACCCGGACGGCGACGGGGCCGGCGGGGCCGGGCACCACGTCGTCGTCCGTGCGGTCCATGACCGGGCCGCCCTCGTTCCAGAAGGCGCGCTCGACGGTGTACCGCTCGCGCATCGTGGCGAGCGGGGCGTCCGTCGCGAACGCGTCTCCCGCGAGCCGCTCCTGGATCGCCAGCGCCTCGAGCTGACGCGGCGAGGTGCGGGCGAGGACGTCGAGGACCGCCATGATCAGGCGACCCCGACCGCTTCGGTCGAACCGGTGGCGGCGAGCTCGGCCGCCTCGGCGGCGATCCGCTCCGACTCCTCGTACGCCGCGTCGAGCCGGGCCCGGTTCGCCTTGACGTAGGCGGACAGGCCGAGGGCGCACACGGCGGCGATCGCGGCGATCGCGGCGAGGATCCAGAAGATCGTCGGGTAGGCCGTCGTCACGTCGCCGGCGGCCTCGGCCCTGTCGAGGAACGAGCCGAGCCAGATCGAGGAGAACGTGTCGGGCAGGAAGCCGATGACGGACAGCACGCCGGTCGCGGCACCGAACGCGGCGAGCGGGACCTTGCCCTCCGTGAACATGCCCGAGACGATCCCGAACACGCCGTTGGAGATGAACCCGAGCGCGATCGCGAGGCCGGCCAGCGTCACGATGATGCCGGAGGACTGCGGGAGGATCGCGACGATGCCGAACGTGACGGCCGCGACGGCGCAGCCGATCCAGATGACGAGCGAGGACTTGCCGGCCTTGTGGGTCAGGAAGCCGAAGATCGGGCCGGCCAGGAGCGTGATGCCGTAGGTGCGCACGACGCTCACCATGTTCGTGACGTTGGCGTCGGCGCCGAGGGCCGTCATGTAGGGAGCCGTGTAGGACGTGCAGGTGTAGAAGAAGTAGACGAAGAACAGCGTCACCGAGGTCAGCAGGACGACCGGGTTGCGCAGGGCGGCGACGGCGTCGCCCATGACGGCCTTGACGCTGCTCGCTCCGCTGCCGGCCGGGGCGACCTCGCCCTCGAACCACGGGATGAAGACGAGCGAGAGCACGCCGAGCGTCGCGATGAGGATGCCGATGACGACGAGGAAGACCTGGAAGGCGCGGGCCGGGTCGGCGGAGAAGGCCCCGAGGACCGTGGTGCCGATGACGCCGATGAGCAGGCCGGCGACGCCGTAGAAGCCGTAGCTGATCCCGATGTTGCGGGAGTACTCCTCCTCCTCGGAGACGAGCCGCACCAGCTTGTAGCGCACGCCCCACCACAGGAGGATCGTCGAGAAGCCCATGCCGACGAAGACCAGCATGAGGATCGTGAAGGACGGGAGCATCGCGTACAGGAACGTGAGGATCGCCGTGAGGAAGAAGCCCGTCGCGGACAGGGTCCGCATGCGCATCCGGTCGGCGATGAGCCCGGAGAACAGGTAGACCGCGACCGCGGTCCATGCGTAGGCGCTCATCAGCTGCCCCACCTGGACGTTCGTGATGTTCAGCGCCTGGAGCTGCGCATCGTAGAACGTGTTCTTCAGGTATGCGGGGGCGTAGATCGTCGAGCTGCCCATGCTGACGAGGATCAGCACGATCCATCGTCGCGCGGCACCGAGCTCCCGCGCGCTCTTTTCCACTCTGGCGCTCTTGGCCATCGTCTTCCTCCTGGTGCCGCCGAACCCACGCCGACGAGCACCGCGGCAACCATCGCAACGCGGCCGTCGGGCGACCTGGGACTTGTTGTCCCGGGACGGGGCACTGGGTAACGGTCGGGGAGGAAGTGAGTAACCGGCCGCCAGGCAGTGGTGTGCGCCACATCCCGGGTTGGGTGCCGGATCGGCCGAGCCCGCCGGGTCGGGAGCCGCCCGGAGCGGCCACAGGTCCCGAGCTTCCACGCGTCCGGGCCGATACGTTCGAGGGGTGGACGCACCGGAGCTGTACGCCGACGAGATCGAGCAGACCCTTGGCTACCTCCACGACGGCACCACCGTGACGCTGGTCGGCCCCCTGTCCTCCGGGCGCTCGACGGTGCTGCGCCGGATCGCCGAGCGCCTGACCCGGGAGGGCACGCGGGTGGTCCGGATCGACGGCGTCCGCGCGCTCGCCGACCGGCCGCTGGGCGCCCTCTCGGTGGCCGGCGTGGCCCCCGGCCCTGGGTCGCTCCAGGGCCTGTCCTCCGCGGTCGAGCTGCTCCTGTCCCTCCTGGAGGAGGGACCCGGCGTCGTCCTGGTCGACGATGCCGACGACCTCGACCCCGCGACGGCCGGCGTCATCGTCGCCGCCTGCACCCGCGCCGGGATCCCGGCCGTCATGTCCCGCCGCCCGCTCGCGCGGCGCGCGTCCGGCCCCGGGGGCAGCGCCGACGGTCTCGTCGGTGGGCCGCCCCACCTGCAGCTTCGTCCGGCCGCGAGCGTGACGCTCGGCCCGCTGTCCTTCGACCGCGTCCACCGGCTGGTCCACGACACGCTCAACGCCCCCGTCGACCCCGACGCCGTCGCCCAGATCGCGGCGTGGTCGGGCGGGCTGCCGGGCCTCGTCGTGGCGATCGTCGACGCGGCGCGCCGCGGCAAGCGACTCCTGCCGCGGCGCGGGTTCTGGACCTTCCGCGACGAGCTGTGGACGCCGGCCCTCGCGCAGGCGGTCGAGCCCTACCTGGCCGACCTCGGCGAGGAGATGGTCGACGCGCTGACGCTGCTCGCGCTGCGTCCCCAGCTCCCGCTGGAGGTGGCGCGCCGGCACATCCACGCGCGCACCCTGACCCAGCTCGACGACCTCGGGCTGGTGCAGGTGCTGACCGACGGCGAGCGCGCGGGGCTCGGGATCTTCCCGCCCCTCATCGCCGAGTACCTGCGGCACGAGGGGGCGCTCACGCGGCACCTGCTCGCCGTCGAGACGCTCGGTCCGGGTGCCGGTCCCGACGCCGGCGTTGGGGTGGGTCCCGGCAGCGACCGCGACCCCGACGGCTCCGCCGTCCTCCTGCTCGACGACGGGGCCTGCACGAGCGCCATCTACTCGCGGACGGTGCACGCGCACTGGACCGACCAGCTCCGCGCGCAGCGGCGCGCCTGGGAGGAGAGCCCGACGCCGGAGCACGCAGCGACCGTGCTCGAGACGATGCTGACGCTGCGCTCACGTCCCCACGACGTGCGCCGGGTCATCGACGGCACCCGGACCGGGTCCGGCGTCGTCGACGGCATCGGACCCGCCGGGCCGAGCGGCGCCGCCGGCTCCGCGACCACCTGCGCCGCGGGCTGGGCCGCCGTGTACGAGGCGATGCTGACGCAGTCGGTCGACGTGGGCCGCGAGGCCCTCGCGGCCGCCCGCGGCCTCGCCCCCGGTGCCGCGGGCGCGCTGCGCGCGTTCGACGCCTACCTCACCCTCCAGCTCGAGGCCGTCCCCGACCCCGACGCGCTCGTCCCCGGCGCGGACGACGACGACCTCGCCCGGGACCTGCTCACGGTCGTGCGGGCGGAGTCCCTGGTGGCGGCCGGGCGGGCCGAGGAGGCGCTCGCGACGCTCGACGGCTTCCGCCCCCGTCATCGCACCGTCGCGCTCGGCGCGGACCTCGCCACGGGGCTCGCGCTGGTCTACCTGTGCCGGTTCGACGAGGCGCTCGACCGCGCGCGGCGGCGGCTGCGGCAGGCCCGCACGGCGCTCGACGTCGGCGCCGTCTCCGTCCACAGCTACGTCGCCGGGCTCGCGCTCGCGTTCCAGGGCCGGGCGGTCGAGCTCGAGGCGGTCGCCAGCGCGAGCCTCGCCCTCACCGGGGGGTCGGCGCACCAGCCGGCCATCGACGTCGGGATCGCCGCACTGGCGACCGAGGCGGCGCGCTGGCAGAACCGGCACGACTACGCCGAGTCGCTTGCGGCGCAGTCCGTCGGGCTGCCCCCGGCACCCGGCGCGCACCCCTATCTCGTGCCCGAGGCGATCGCGCGGCTAGTCGAGGACGGGGCACGACCGGCGGACGCGCTGTGGGACCTGGCCGAGGAGCGGCTGGAGCACGGGTACGTCGCGTCGGGCGTCGTCGTCGGCGTCGCATCGATCGAGCGCCGGGCCGACCCAGCCCGCGCGCGACGCATCGCGGAGGCAGCCGCGGGCAGCGGCGCGCCGCTGCTGCGGCACCTCGCCGACTACGCGCGGACGCTCGCGACGGACCCGGCCGGTCTCGCCGCGCTGGAGCCGCGGCTGCGCGCGGCCGGGATGCGGTTGCACGCGGTGCGGGCCGCCGTCTCCTGCGCGATGGAGCTGCTGAGCGAGGGCGACCGGGAGGCAGCGATCGAGCGCGCCGACGAGGCGTGGAGCAGGGCGGGGCTGCGCGGTCGGGACCTGTGCGGGCTGTTCCGCCCGTTCGACCGGGCCGTCAGCCTGTCGGGCCGCGAGCGCCAGATCGCGGTGCTCGTGGCACAGGGGATGTCCTCGCCGGAGATCGCGACGCGGCTCGTGCTGAGCGTGCGGACGGTCGACAACCACGTGTTCTCCGCCTGCCGCAAGCTCGGCCTCGACAGCCGTGACCGCCTCGCCAAGGTGGCCCGCACCTGGCTGTCCTGCCAGGCGTTCTAGCGTCGCCGGCCGGGCGTCACTCCCAGCGCCAGGAGTCGATCACCTCGGTGAGGGCGGCGTGCGCTGCGTCGCCCCACTCGTACGGGGAGCTGGCGACGGGATTGACGATCCGCCCGCCGACGTCGATGCAGTACATCTCGACGTACCGGCCCTCCGGGCTGGCGAAGCTGCCGCCCCCGGCCGGCAGACCGTCGAGCTGGATCTCGGGGAGCGCCTCGACGGTCCCGTCCGGGCTCCAGATCTGCACCACGTCGAGCTCACGCATGCACCGGTCCGTCGCGTCGCTCGCGCCGTACCAGGCGAGCTCGTAGACCACGAGGTCGACCGTCCCGTCGGAGGTCCGGACGATCGCGCCGTCGCCGCCCTCCGTTTCGAAGCCGTCGGGCAGTGCGAACGAGAACCACTCCGGCAGGACGACGCGGCCGTCCACCACGTCGAACGGCTGGTCGGCCGACGCGCTCGGGTCCCCCGTCGGGTCCGCGCTCGGATCCCCCGTCGCCTCGGGTGAGGCGCCCGTCGAATCGGGCGACGAGGCCGGGGACGAGGTCGCGGGGGCAGGTGTCGAGGCCGGCGCCGGGGACGCCACCGGGTCCGGCCCGGCGGGGCCGGGACGCATCACGAGGAGGATGACGACGAGCGCCATGACGACGACGAGGGCCGCCACCGCCACGGCGCCGATGACGAGACCACGGCCCGTGCCGGAGCCGCTTCCCGTCGACGGTCCCGTCCGGTACGGGCTGACGGGCACGCCGACCGGCGGCCCCGCCGGCGCGTCTCCCGGGACCGGCGCACCAGGCGCACCGGGTCCAGACGCACCGGGCGCGCCCGTCGCTCCGGGCACCCCCGGAAGGCGGCTCGGGCCCTGAGCACCCCACCAGTCGACCGGGTCCCGCTCGTCCTCGCTCATCGCTTCCTCCCAGCTCTCCCGTTCGGGCGAACCGGACAGCATGCCACACCGGGGCGCGCTCCCGCCGCTCGCGGCCCCGGGGGGCGAGCCACGAACGGCGGGAGCCGGCCAGCGCAGACCGGAGCGGGCGAGCTCAGGCCTCCTGGAGTGCCGTCGCCGCCACCTCGGCGACGGCGGCGTCCGTCACGCTCCCGGCCGGACCGACGAGCTGGACGCCCGTGTCCTCGGCCGGGGCGAACGACAGCATGCTGAGCGCGATGCGCCCGCCGTCGGCGAACACCTCCACCGTCGCGCGGTCGACCAGGATCTCCAGGTCCACCGGTCCCCCGCGCCACGGCGCGCGGGCGAGCGCGAGCGTGCCGTCACCCGGGCAGCCGGAGCTGCCGCGGTCGACCCTGATCTCGGTCGGCGTCACGAGGACGTCGACCCCGCGCGAGGCGTCGGCCGAGCACTTGACGCGGACGCCGGCACCCTCCGGCGCCGGGGTCACGCGCGCGAGGACCGACGCCGCCGCCGGCGCCGCCTGGACCGCGTCACCCGCGGCGAGGGGCTCGTAGGCGCCCGCCAGCTCGCGCAGCGGGCGCGAGATCAGCTCGTACCCGCGGTCCGTCCGCACGAGCGTGAGCTCGCGGACGACGGAGTCGATGCCGTTGTAGCCGCTCTCGGTCCAGGTCGGCGGGTGGGCCATCGAGAACGACGCCTCGAGGTCGCGCAGGAGGCGCGCGCCGACCTCCGGCCGGCCCTCGGCGCCGGCGGCCGCCATCTCGCGGCCGACCCGGTCGGCGTCGGGGTGCCCGACCACCTCGCCGCTCCCGTCGCCGACCGGCGTCACGCTCATCGCGTAGGCCCAGTTGTTCATCCAACCGATGGCCCAGCGGCGGTCCGTGGTCGCCACGCCGTCGGCGTCGTGCACCGGCCAGCTGACCGCCGCGTACCAGTCGAAGCCGAAGTCGAGCCAGCGCGGCTCCCGGTCGACCGGCACGAACCGGTCGCCCTCGATGTCGCCGACCCAGTAGGCGTACGTGCCGGGGCGGTCGGCCCGGGAGGGGTCGGAGCGCTGCGGGCTCGCCGCGAGCACCCAGTGCGAGGTGCCGTCGTCGGCCGTCATGCGGAACAGGTCGGGGCACTCGAGCATCCCGATCCGGTCCTCGTGGAACCGGCTCACCTCGGTCCAGGTCCGCAGGTCGTCGGAGGCGTAGAAGCCCAGGTCCGTGTCCTCGGCGAGCACCATGATCCAGCGGCCGTCGACCCGCTCGATCTTCGGGTCGCGGAAGTGCTCCCACCCGCGGTTCGCGAGCACGGGGGTGTCGGAGAGGTTGGTGAACGTCTCGCCCCCGTCGGTGGAGTACCAGAGGAACTGCGCCTGGCCGTTCTGGCCGCTGGCCCGGTCCACCTGCGTCACGAGGGCGACGACGGCGCCGGGACCGAACCCGGCGGTGTCCTCCTCGTCGACCACGAGGCATCCCGACCAGAGGTCGCGGTTGGGCTGGGACCACTTGTCCATCGGGACGCCGTGGTCACGGAAGCGCATGCCGTCGGTCGTGGAGACCCGGCGCCAGGAGGTACCGGTCGGCAGCGGGTAGTCGGCGTTGTAGAGGTAGAAGTACTGGTATGCGCCACCGGTGTGGATGGGGCGCTGCGGATCGTTGAGCCAGTGGTCGGGCACGGTCAGGTGGAAGGCGTGCTGCCAGGCTGCGGGGTTGGTCATGACACTCCGAATCGCGGGGATGGGGGGATGGGGTGGGCGGCGTCAGCGGGGGCGGCGCTGCTCACGCGTCGGGAACGGCGGGAACGGGGCGTGCGGCGGGACCTGGTACCAGTAGGCGACCGAGGCGACATCGTCGCTGCGCTCGAACAGGATGGGCCCGGTCTGGCCGATCTGCTGCAGCGTCACCCGCAGGGAGTCGGAGAAGTGGATCGGGTCCGGCAGGTGCCAGCGGTACAGACCGTGGACGGGCGCCATCGGCGTCGCGTACACCGACTGGCGCGAGGTGTCGGCCACCAGCCGCTGCGGGTAGCCGCAGTACGGGGCGCTGAACGTGAGCACCTCGGGCTCGACCTCGGAGGACAGCCGGTCCTGGAAGGCCCAGGCTCCCCCGGCGTAGTCCTCCGTCCCGGTGCCGCAGATGGTGGGGTGCTCGTCGTCGCCGTCGATGAAGAACTTCACCTCGCCCTCGCCGTACCAGTACCGCTCGAGGCAGGTGATCGACAGGAAGGTGCCGACGTAGGCGCCCGGGCCCCGCACGCCGTCGAGGATCGTGTGGTCGACGCCGAGCGTCGTCGGGTTCTCCCGGCGCCACTGCGCGTGGAACCGGGCGGGGTCGGCCTGGCCGCGCGGGTCGAGCGTGTAGTCGACCTGGAAGAAGAAGCCCTCGACGTCGACCGGGTGCTCGTTCGTCACGGTGATCCGGGCGCGGGAGCCGAACGGCATCGTGAAGTAGCTGTTGAACCCGCCGGACGGCGCCACGACGATCGGCACCGACGTCACGAGCGTGCGCGCGCCGGCCCCGCAGCAGAAGAAGTCGCCGAGCGGGACCTCGACGCTCGGCGTCTCCTCCCCGTCCCAGTACGCCCGCAGCACGAGGTCGCGCAGGACGAAACCGACGGCGTTCGTGTGGTCGGCCGTCGTGAACCACAGGTGGGTGATCGCGCCGGCGCCGTCGATGTCGGCGAGGACGGTCTCCTCACCCCTCGGGAGGGTCAGGCACGGGCGCCCCTTCCGCCCGGGGCCGAGGTCGGAGACGGCGTGGCCGCCGCCCCCCGGGGCTCCGTCGGGGTTCTCGGCGGTGATCGATCGGGACAGCAGACCCGTGCCGACGGGCGGAACGGTGGAGAAGACGGACAAGACGCTCCAGTCAGGTGGTCGGGGGACGGTCGGACGGGCCTCGGGGCCGGCCGGGCGGACGTCAGGCGAGGACGGGCGGGCGGACGAGGAGGTGGCGCAGCTCGGCGCGCGTGCCGTCGGCGACGACGCCGTACCAGCCACGCGGACGGTGGTAGACGCGGCCGCTGAGCGCGACGTCGCCCACGTAGGCCACGACGGCGGAGCCGTCGAGGACGATCCGGAACGGGATCGCTCGACCCGGCTCGATGGCGAGCGGACGGTCCAGCTCCGGGAAGTGGTCGACGTACCAGCTCCGGTAGCCGCCGACGCGGCCGAGCTGGACGACCTGGAGCTCGGCGTCGAGCCGGAGGAAGTACCCGCCCTCGCCGTTCTCGTCGACGTCGAGGAGGATGCCGGCCGAGCCCGTGCTCGACGCGAGGGTCAGCTCGCCCTCGAGGAGCGCCGCGGACGGCAGCCGGCCGAGGACCGCGGTCCGGCGCTCGTACGCCGCGTCGACCACGAGGTCGACGGGGTCGCGCTCCGGCTCGCCGAACCGGTCCGGCAGCGCCAGCGGGGGCCGGACGGCGAGCGTCCCGTCCTCGCGCTGGACGATCTCGTGCACCGTGAGACACCCGCCCCACTGCCAGTCGCCGTCGTCGCGGTCCTCGACCTTGGTCGGGTTCCAGCCGAACAGCAGCCGCGGGCCGCTGCCGTCCTCGGGGCCGGCCGACTTCGCCGCGTAGAACGCGCGGTTGTCGAACTGGTTGTCCCGCGGGGTGATCCAGGGGCCGTCGGGGCTGCGGCTCATGACGTACCGGGTCGCGGTGTGGGTCGTGTACTCGGAGAAGACGAGGTAGTACCAGTCGCCGATCCGGAACAGGTCGGGGCACTCGTGACCGTGGTAGCGCCCGGGGGCATAGTCGCGCACGTGCTCCCAGGTGCGCAGGTCGCTGCTCGTGAGGACGGCCGTGCAGCCGCGCCCCGTCGGCTCGCCGGACCGGGTCCGCGCCGCGACGAGCATCGTGACGTCGCCCGTCAGGGGGTGACGGTAGACGAACGGGTCACGCCAGTCGTGGCGCTCGTACCGGCTCTCGTCGGCGACGAGCTCGAAGTCGGGGTCCTTGGTCCAGTGGTCCAGGTCGGGGCTCGTCGCGTGCAGGACGACCTGCTCCCGCAGCTCGTCGGTGCGGAAGAGCGGGTTGATCCCGGTGAAGTAGATGTGGTGCAGGCCGTCGTCGTCGGTGAACACCGAGCCCGTCCCGACGCCCGGGTCCTGGTCGGCGTCACCGCCCTTGGGGATGGCCTCGCCGTGGTCGACGAACGTGACGCCGTCCAGCGTCGAGACGTGGTGCCACGGGCTCCCCCAGCCGTGGGAGTCGGTGTCGCGGTAGTTGCGCAGGTAGTACAGGTGGTAGCGGCCGTCGTAGTAGTAGGGGATGCAGTCCCCGACGACGCCGAACTCCGGCTTGTAGAAGATCTCCACGGTTCTCCGATCGACGGGTCAGCGCGAGTACGGGTCGGCCGCGTCGCGCAGCCCGTCGCCGACGAAGTTGAACAGGACGACGGCATAGACGAGCACGACGGCCGGCAGCAGGAGCCACGGGTAGTTCGCGACGACGGTGACGTCCTGCGCCTGCTGCAGCAGCGTCCCCCAGCTCACGTCGGGCGGCGTGATGCCGAGGCCGAGGAAGCTGAGCGTCGTCTCGCCGAGGATCATCCCGGGGATCGCGAGCGTGACGTGGACGATGAGGAAGCTCGTGACGCCCGGCAGGAGGTGGCGGCCGATGATCTTGCTGTGGCTGGCCGAGGAGATCCGCGCCGCGGTGACGTAGTCCTCCTCGCGCAGGGACATGAGCTTGCCGCGCACGACGCGGGCGAGGTTGGTCCAGCCGACGAGGGAGAGGATGACGGTGATCGCTAGATAGGTCTGGATGCCGCTCCACGACCGGGGGATCGCCGCGGACAGGGCCATCCACAGCGGGATCAGCGGGATCGAGATGATGAAGTCGATGATGCGCTGGATGACCGAGTCGATCCGGCCGCCGAAGTAGCCGGAGATGCCCCCGAGCACGACGCCGAGGACGAAGCTGATCCCGACCCCGGCGAGGCCGACGAACAGCGACACCCGCGAGGCGACGACGATCCGGGAGAACAGGTCGCGGCCGAGGTTGTCGGCCCCGAAGAGCAGGACGGGCTGGGCCCCCTCCGGCGTCCCGAACAGCACGCGGTCGGCCGGGATGAGCCCGAGGACCTTGTACGGCGTGGTCTTCACGAAGAGCTGGACCGGGATGCGCTCGGCGTCCTCGGGGATGACGGTCTCGTACCGGAACGTGTCGGGGTCGAGCGCCGTCTCGGTCTCGTAGATGAACGGCAGGTGCCAGCCGCCGTCCCGGTCGACGATGCGGACGAGGGTCGGCGGGGAGTACTGCTGCTCGGGGAACTGCTGCTGGACCCGGTACGGCGCGACGACGTCGGCGAACAGCGCGATCACGTACAGCAGGACGAGGAGGGCGAGCGCGATCGGCGCCAGCTTGTGCTTGCGGAACCGGTGCCAGACGAGCTTGCCCTGGGAGGCGTCGCGCAGTCGCTCCTGCGTGCGACGGGCCCGTGCCCCGCGCCGGGACCGCAGCTGCTTGAGCCGCTCCTGCCCCCGCTCGCGGACGTAGTGCTCCTCGGTCTCGACGGGTCGTTCTTCTACGACGGTCATGGCTGTCTCCTCGCCGCGCTAGGAGTATCGGATGCGGGGGTCGATGGCCGCGAGCAGGATGTCCGAGAGCAGGGTCCCGACGATCGTGAGCGCGCTCAGGATGAGGACGATCGCCCCCGTCAGGTACATGTCCTGCGACAGGATCGACTCGAGCAGGACGGGTCCCGTGGTGGGCAGGTTGAGCACCTTCGACACGACGACCTCGCCGCCGACCATCGCCGGGAGCATCCAGCCGATGGTCGAGACCAGGGGGTTGATCGCGATCCGGACGGGGTACTTGAGGATCACCCTGTGCTCCGGGAGGCCCTTCGCCCGGGCCGTCGTGACGTACAGCTTCTTCAGCTCGTCCAGGAGCGAGGAGCGCAGCACGCGGATGGTGCCGGCCGCACCGGTGATGGCGAGGACGGCGATCGGCAGCCACGTGTTCTTCAGCAGGTCGAGGAACTTGGCGACCGACCACGGGGCGTTGCGGAACTCCGGCGAGTAGAGCCCCGTGATGAGGAAGCCCGTGTTGTCGAAGATGAGGTACATCGACACGAGCGCGAGCAGGAACGGCGGGACGGCGACGCCGACGAAGCTGAGGAACGTGACGAGGTGGTCGCCGAAGGAGTACTTCTTCAGCGCCGAGTAGATCCCGACCGGGATCGCGATGACCCACGTCACGAGCATCGAGACGAGGGCGAGCGCGATCGTGCGGGGGATCCGCTCCGCGAGGACCGCGGCAACCGGCCTGTCGTACAGGAAGGAGTTGCCGAAGTCCCCGCGGAGCAGGTTGGACATCCAGAGCCAGTACTGGGCGATCAGCGGCCGGTCGAGCCCGTAGCGGGCACGGAGCGCGTCGAT includes:
- the caiA gene encoding crotonobetainyl-CoA dehydrogenase, whose protein sequence is MDFSLTEDQQLMVQAIRELMSRENWEAYFAECDAAHTYPQRWVEALCEIGVDTILLPESAGGLDAGWGTIAAVWEELGRWGAPTYVLYQLPTLSSVLHVGTPEQQEKILSYVGTGKQIWNFAMTEPGAGSSFNDMATTYTRRDGKVYLSGHKTFITSSLGVDQLVIMARNAEDMSQYTEWFVDMSLPGITKEPLDKLGLRMDSCCEIYLDDVELREEDMFGEEGQGFARTVADFDLERFLVAACDYGWALCAFEDAARYANQRVQGGQAIGRYQLIQEKVASMWTELTNMRNMMYEVAWKADTDQLGRGDCSMLKLYCTQAASRVVDQAIQILGGIAVTGNHRVARFFRDLRVERISGGTDEMMILTAGRAALKEYR
- a CDS encoding alpha/beta hydrolase fold domain-containing protein, which codes for MAVLDVLARTSPRQLEALAIQERLAGDAFATDAPLATMRERYTVERAFWNEGGPVMDRTDDDVVPGPAGPVAVRVHRPGPGRRGCLVYLHGGGFVLGNLDTHDRIMRTLAERSGAVVVGVDYTLSPEAKFPRAIHEAGAVVAWLAERADDLGLDGTISLAGDSGGAMLALATATWLRDTGGPAIEQLLLYYGMYGLADSASRRLYGGPWDGLTREDLAYYLDAYTGGPDDLASPYLDLLASDLSGLGACFVAAAELDPLIDDSVLLDRVLAEVGTAHELRVYDGVLHGFLHHSRVLPEALQALTDGADFYRAYRAHLAGDATEGATDDPRAASLPS
- a CDS encoding MFS transporter — encoded protein: MAKSARVEKSARELGAARRWIVLILVSMGSSTIYAPAYLKNTFYDAQLQALNITNVQVGQLMSAYAWTAVAVYLFSGLIADRMRMRTLSATGFFLTAILTFLYAMLPSFTILMLVFVGMGFSTILLWWGVRYKLVRLVSEEEEYSRNIGISYGFYGVAGLLIGVIGTTVLGAFSADPARAFQVFLVVIGILIATLGVLSLVFIPWFEGEVAPAGSGASSVKAVMGDAVAALRNPVVLLTSVTLFFVYFFYTCTSYTAPYMTALGADANVTNMVSVVRTYGITLLAGPIFGFLTHKAGKSSLVIWIGCAVAAVTFGIVAILPQSSGIIVTLAGLAIALGFISNGVFGIVSGMFTEGKVPLAAFGAATGVLSVIGFLPDTFSSIWLGSFLDRAEAAGDVTTAYPTIFWILAAIAAIAAVCALGLSAYVKANRARLDAAYEESERIAAEAAELAATGSTEAVGVA
- a CDS encoding helix-turn-helix transcriptional regulator; the encoded protein is MDAPELYADEIEQTLGYLHDGTTVTLVGPLSSGRSTVLRRIAERLTREGTRVVRIDGVRALADRPLGALSVAGVAPGPGSLQGLSSAVELLLSLLEEGPGVVLVDDADDLDPATAGVIVAACTRAGIPAVMSRRPLARRASGPGGSADGLVGGPPHLQLRPAASVTLGPLSFDRVHRLVHDTLNAPVDPDAVAQIAAWSGGLPGLVVAIVDAARRGKRLLPRRGFWTFRDELWTPALAQAVEPYLADLGEEMVDALTLLALRPQLPLEVARRHIHARTLTQLDDLGLVQVLTDGERAGLGIFPPLIAEYLRHEGALTRHLLAVETLGPGAGPDAGVGVGPGSDRDPDGSAVLLLDDGACTSAIYSRTVHAHWTDQLRAQRRAWEESPTPEHAATVLETMLTLRSRPHDVRRVIDGTRTGSGVVDGIGPAGPSGAAGSATTCAAGWAAVYEAMLTQSVDVGREALAAARGLAPGAAGALRAFDAYLTLQLEAVPDPDALVPGADDDDLARDLLTVVRAESLVAAGRAEEALATLDGFRPRHRTVALGADLATGLALVYLCRFDEALDRARRRLRQARTALDVGAVSVHSYVAGLALAFQGRAVELEAVASASLALTGGSAHQPAIDVGIAALATEAARWQNRHDYAESLAAQSVGLPPAPGAHPYLVPEAIARLVEDGARPADALWDLAEERLEHGYVASGVVVGVASIERRADPARARRIAEAAAGSGAPLLRHLADYARTLATDPAGLAALEPRLRAAGMRLHAVRAAVSCAMELLSEGDREAAIERADEAWSRAGLRGRDLCGLFRPFDRAVSLSGRERQIAVLVAQGMSSPEIATRLVLSVRTVDNHVFSACRKLGLDSRDRLAKVARTWLSCQAF
- a CDS encoding glycoside hydrolase family 32 protein: MTNPAAWQHAFHLTVPDHWLNDPQRPIHTGGAYQYFYLYNADYPLPTGTSWRRVSTTDGMRFRDHGVPMDKWSQPNRDLWSGCLVVDEEDTAGFGPGAVVALVTQVDRASGQNGQAQFLWYSTDGGETFTNLSDTPVLANRGWEHFRDPKIERVDGRWIMVLAEDTDLGFYASDDLRTWTEVSRFHEDRIGMLECPDLFRMTADDGTSHWVLAASPQRSDPSRADRPGTYAYWVGDIEGDRFVPVDREPRWLDFGFDWYAAVSWPVHDADGVATTDRRWAIGWMNNWAYAMSVTPVGDGSGEVVGHPDADRVGREMAAAGAEGRPEVGARLLRDLEASFSMAHPPTWTESGYNGIDSVVRELTLVRTDRGYELISRPLRELAGAYEPLAAGDAVQAAPAAASVLARVTPAPEGAGVRVKCSADASRGVDVLVTPTEIRVDRGSSGCPGDGTLALARAPWRGGPVDLEILVDRATVEVFADGGRIALSMLSFAPAEDTGVQLVGPAGSVTDAAVAEVAATALQEA